The genomic interval GGCTGATTTATTTGTAATGCCCAGCAAAAAAGAAGGGTTCGGAATTGTTTTTATAGAAGCCATGGCATTTGGACTCCCTGTAATCTGCGGTAATGCAGATGGTAGCATAGATGCTATACGCAATAAAGAAATGGGAACTGCTATTGATCCTGACGATAGTGCACTCTTAGAACAGACAATCCTTCAGAAATTAGTCCATCCTTTAACCATTGATGAACGAAAAAGCATTCAGCAACAATGCCTAAAACATTTTAATGCACAGGATTACAGCAGTACCTTAGAAAAATTAATAAATGGAGCAACTGCCTGAAGAAAACTGGGATATGGAAATTACCCCAAAGAACAACCTGTTTGATTTAAGGTTGAAGGATGTTTGGTATTACCGCGATCTGTTATTACTTTTTGTAAGACGCGATTTTGTATCATTTTATAAACAGACGATTCTGGGGCCACTATGGTTTTTTATACAACCTATTTTTACCACGATTATCTTCACTTTTATTTTTGGGAACCTGGCGGGTATTTCTACAGACGGGCTTCCGCAACCTTTATTTTATATGGCAGGTATCACTGCATGGAATTATTTTGCAGAATGCCTGACTAAGACCAGTACCGTATTTAAGGACAATGCCAATATATTTGGAAAAGTATATTTTCCACGGCTAATTATGCCTTTGAGCATTGTAGTGTCTAACCTCGTACGGTTTGGCGTACAGTTACTGCTATTTATAATCATGATCGTTTATTATATGATCATTGGTAAACATTTTGGTCCCAATTGGTTTATCCTGTTATTTCCAGTAATTGTATTACTAATGGCCTGCCTGGGTTTAGGATTAGGCATGATCATCTCTGCAATGACCACTAAATACCGTGATCTGGCATTCTTAGTCACCTTTGGCGTGCAGCTATTGATGTATGCCACAACGGTGATCTATCCATTATCCACTGCAATAGAGAAATATCCAGCATATGCATGGATTATTCAATATAACCCAATGACACCTCTTATTGAAACTTTCCGGTATGGATTTTTGGGAAGTGGTAGCTTTAGCTGGGAATCCCTGGGCTACTGTGCAGGTATAACGGCATTGATCCTCTTATTAGGAATCGTTGTTTTTAATAAAGTGGAGAAGAATTTTGTAGATACCATTTGATAAATCAGGTTGATGAATAATATCGCTATTAAAACAGAAGATCTTTCCAAGGCTTACCAGCTGGGGGAGATAGGCACGGGGACAATTTCGCGCGATCTGGAACGGTGGTGGGCAAAGCTACGTGGTAAAGAAGATCCCTTTCTGCGTATCGGAGAAACCAATGACAGAACTGCGAAAGGTAACAGCAATATAGTCTGGAGCTTAAAAGATATCAACTTTGACATTGAACAGGGTGATGCGGTTGGCATTATAGGTCGTAATGGCGCAGGAAAAAGCACATTGCTGAAAATATTGAGCAGGGTGACTTCTCCAACGACAGGATCAATCAAAGTAAAAGGACGTATCGCCAGTTTGCTGGAGGTAGGCACAGGCTTTCATCCGGAGTTAACTGGCAGAGAGAACATCTTTTTAAATGGTGCAATTCTGGGTATGCGCAAAGCAGAAATTAAAAAGCATTTTGATGCTATTGTTGATTTTGCAGGTATAGAAAGGTATATAGATACCCCTGTTAAAAAATATTCATCGGGCATGTATGTTAGATTAGCCTTTGCCGTAGCCGCACATCTGGAATCAGAGATTTTAATTGTGGATGAAGTACTTGCTGTTGGAGATGCAGAATTTCAAAAAAAATGCCTTGGAAAAATGGGTGAAATCAGCAAGGGAGAAGGCAGAACCGTTTTATTTGTGAGCCACCAGATGGAAAGTATAAAATCTTTATGCAATAAAGGATTATTGCTGCATCATGGCGAAATGGTTTTCCATGGTGAAGTTAATGAGGCAATAATAAAATATTCCTCAAAAAACAGCAATGAAATCTCTAAAACTGTTATTTCAGATCTTCAGCTTAACGCAGATATATGTTTATG from Pedobacter sp. WC2423 carries:
- a CDS encoding ABC transporter permease; protein product: MEQLPEENWDMEITPKNNLFDLRLKDVWYYRDLLLLFVRRDFVSFYKQTILGPLWFFIQPIFTTIIFTFIFGNLAGISTDGLPQPLFYMAGITAWNYFAECLTKTSTVFKDNANIFGKVYFPRLIMPLSIVVSNLVRFGVQLLLFIIMIVYYMIIGKHFGPNWFILLFPVIVLLMACLGLGLGMIISAMTTKYRDLAFLVTFGVQLLMYATTVIYPLSTAIEKYPAYAWIIQYNPMTPLIETFRYGFLGSGSFSWESLGYCAGITALILLLGIVVFNKVEKNFVDTI
- a CDS encoding ABC transporter ATP-binding protein, whose product is MNNIAIKTEDLSKAYQLGEIGTGTISRDLERWWAKLRGKEDPFLRIGETNDRTAKGNSNIVWSLKDINFDIEQGDAVGIIGRNGAGKSTLLKILSRVTSPTTGSIKVKGRIASLLEVGTGFHPELTGRENIFLNGAILGMRKAEIKKHFDAIVDFAGIERYIDTPVKKYSSGMYVRLAFAVAAHLESEILIVDEVLAVGDAEFQKKCLGKMGEISKGEGRTVLFVSHQMESIKSLCNKGLLLHHGEMVFHGEVNEAIIKYSSKNSNEISKTVISDLQLNADICLCLFQIAKAEITSHDDLTFRIIIESLMENSFQSIALFIYDEYDQKAGFVDLRSEEMFKISTAEKKFEIKGILKQLPLRPGKYKIGLHIQSNLLYKDFFSLLQFEVLQKELTSKLLPYPLPIRGYMEVDYHFTVI